Genomic DNA from Thermobifida alba:
GCTGGAGCACCTCGTCAGGGGAATCGTTGAACACCCTGACGACGTCCACGTGCGGTCCCGCAGACTCCGCAAGGGCAAGGTGCTCGAAGTCCGGGTCCATCCCGACGACCTCGGAAAGGTGATCGGTCGCAACGGCCGTA
This window encodes:
- a CDS encoding RNA-binding protein, translated to MLEEALEHLVRGIVEHPDDVHVRSRRLRKGKVLEVRVHPDDLGKVIGRNGRTAKSLRTVIGSLAGGRYVRVDLLDLNEVR